A window from Gopherus evgoodei ecotype Sinaloan lineage chromosome 24, rGopEvg1_v1.p, whole genome shotgun sequence encodes these proteins:
- the LOC115639531 gene encoding scale keratin-like, with amino-acid sequence MSSSKALCYPRPPCYPDICPDPYVNAWNEPCITSCGDSSAVVYAPPVVVRFPGPILATCPQDSVVGSTLPNLLNGYGGPYGGGSFSGSVGSGGAYGGGYGGGYGAGYGSGYGGLYGYGKRYGRKCYSSRFGSCGPC; translated from the coding sequence CCATGTTATCCCGACATCTGCCCAGACCCATATGTTAATGCCTGGAATGAGCCTTGCATCACATCATGCGGTGACTCGAGCGCAGTGGTCTATGCACCGCCGGTTGTCGTGAGATTTCCGGGACCTATTCTCGCTACTTGCCCTCAAGACAGCGTTGTGGGAAGCACCCTACCAAATTTACTCAATGGATATGGGGGCCCATATGGAGGTGGTAGTTTCAGTGGCTCAGTCGGTTCTGGGGGTGCTTATGGAGGTGGATATGGTGGTGGATATGGTGCTGGGTATGGCAGTGGATACGGTGGTTTATATGGGTATGGGAAGAGATATGGTAGGAAGTGCTATTCTTCCCGCTTTGGAAGCTGTGGCCCATGCTAA